The sequence below is a genomic window from Terriglobales bacterium.
CAGCCGGATGGCCAGGATGCGGCCGGCCATCCGCAGCTCGACCTTCTGCTTCTCCAACTCCTCCCCGGTCTTCTTGGAATAGGCGGCCAGGACCTCCTGGATGCGCTTGGAGGCCTGGAACTTGTGGGGATAGCTCTGCTGGCCGAGCGCTTCGATCTGCTTCAGCTTGTCGCGCCGCAGTTGGTAGATTTTCTCGTCGAGAGCCACAGTTTCTCGTTAGGGGGCAGCCGGCCCGCGGGCAAGGGCGTGATTATAGCAACTGGACAGATTCAAATTGCGCCCCGGGCGCGTCGGGCGGTAGTATGAACCTTCCTGCGAGGATTGATGCCCCGGAACTACGTTCCCATCTTCCTTTTCGTCGCCGTGACCCTGGCCATCCCGGTGGTCACGCTGCTGATTGCCAAGGCCGTCCGGCCGGAGTACCCCAGCAAGGCCAAGCTCATGCCCTACGAGTGCGGCGTGGACCCGGTGGGCGACTCCCGCGGGCGCTACACCGTCCGCTTCTACATCATCGCCATCCTGTTCGTGGTGTTCGACGTGGAAACCATCTTCCTGTTTCCCTGGGCGGTGCAGTTCAAGCTGCTCGGTATGTTCGGATTCGCGGAAATGATGATCTTCCTCGGCATTTTGATTGTTGGCTACATATGGATTTGGAAGAAAGGCGCATTGGAGTGGGTGTAGCGCAGTCGCCGTACCTGGATCACCCGAGTTCCCAAGAGAATGGCAGACGAACCTAAAAAGACTCCTGAGCCAAGCCCTGCCACGGCCGCGCCCGAGGCCACGGCTTCTGTCACCAAGCCGGAGCCCGAGGCGGCGCCGGCGCCGGCGGCCGCCGCGCCCAAGCCGGCAGCTCCTCCTCCCAAGCCGGCGGGTCCGGTGCCCATGCCCTGGGAGTCGGAGATGGTCACGCGCCTCAAGGGCCGCTTCGGCTCCGGCATTGCAGAGGCCAGCACCTACCTGGGGCAGAACTACCTCATCGCCGACCGCTCCGTCGTCTTCAACGTCCTGCAGGCCCTGCGCGATGAGGAACAGTTCGACTACAACGTGGACGTCACCGCGGTCCACTATCCGCAGCGAGAGAAGCAGTTCGACGTCCTATGGATCCTCTACTCCTTCGCTCGCAACGAGCGCATGCGGGTGAAGACGCGCATCGCCGAGGGCGAGACCGCGCCCAGCGCTGTCCCCCTGTGGGAGGGAGCCAACTGGCTGGAGCGCGAGTGCTATGACATGTTCGGCATCAAGTTTGAGGGCCATCCCGACCTGCGGCGCATCCTGCTGCCGGACGAGTGGAAGGGCCATCCGCTGCGCAAGGACTACGGCATCACCCAGCAGGACCAGGAGTGGGTGAAGATCAACCTGGGGATCGAGAGCGGCCAGTAATGCCGGGCGAGAAGAGCGAACAGAATCCGCTGGCGGTGGAGCACCTGGAGCAGGCGCCCTCGGAGAAGACTTATCTCGATTCCAACGAACTCATCCTCAACATGGGTCCGCAGCATCCCTCCACCCACGGCGTGCTGCGCGTGATCCTGAAGCTGGACGGCGAGAAAGTACTGGGCACGGAGTGCGTCATCGGCTACCTGCACCGCGGGGTGGAGAAGATCGCCGAGCACCGCACCTACGCCATGTTCAATCCCTACGTGGATCGCATGGACTATGTCGCCGCGGTCTCGAACGGTCTGGGCTACTGCGAGGCCGTCGAAAAGCTGATGAACGTAGAGGCGCCGCCGCGCGCCAACTACATCCGCGTCATCCTCACAGAGCTCAACCGCATGGCCAGCCACATGCTCTGGCTGGGGACGCACGCCCTCGACATCGGCGCCATCACCCCGCTCTTCTACACCTTCCGCGACCGCGAAGAGATCCTGAAGATCTTCGAGAAGTACTGCGGGGCGCGGCTGACCACGCATGCCTTCCGCATCGGCGGTTGCCTCTATGAGACTTACGACGGCTTCGAGGACGACGTCACCAAGTTCTGCACCTTCGTCGAGCCCAAGCTCGGCGAGTACGAGACCCTGCTCACCACCAACCGCATCTGGCTGGAGCGCACCAAGGGCGTGGGCTTCCTTTCCGCCGACGACTGCAAGGCCCTGGGCGTGACCGGGCCGGTGCTGCGCGCCTCGGGCGTGAAGTGGGACCTGCGCAAGGCCCAGCCCTATGCCGCCTACAAGGACTTCGACTTCGACATCCCCACCGGCCAGAACGGCGACACCTACGACCGGTACCTGGTGCGCATCGCGGAGATGCACCAGTCGCTGCGCATCATCCTCCAGGCGGTGAAGGCGCTGCCCGAAGGGCCTATCATGGCCAAGATCCCCAAGGTGCTGAAGCCGCCGGTGGGCGAGATCTACCACTCCATCGAGTCACCCAAGGGCGAGTTGGGCTACTTCATCGTGAGCGACGGCTCCACCCAGCCCTACCGCATCCGCGTGCGCCCGCCCTCGTTCGTCAACCTGCAGGCGCTGGATAAGATGGTGCGCGGGCAGCTGGTGGCGGACGTGGTGGCCGTCATCGGGACCATCGACATCGTGCTGGGCGAGGTGGACCGCTGATGCAAAGCATCTGGGACAGCTTCGTCGGCTACCTCGACCCCAGCGTCCAGAAGACTCCGGGCGAGTACGGCGACCCCATCTGGGCGCTGATTTATATCCTACTGATCTTCACCGGCGTCTCCATCGCGGTGATGTCGATGAACTGGCTGGAGCGCAAGATTCTGGCACACATGCAGGTGCGCCTGGGACCCATGCGCGTAGGCCCCCACGGACTGTTGCAGCCCATCGCCGACGCCGTCAAGTTGCTCATCAAGGAAGACATCATGCCTTCCGAGGCCGACCGCGTGGTCTTCTGGCTGGCGCCGGTGGTCATCGTCATCACCTCCTTCACCGTCTATACCGTCATCCCCTTCGGCCCCGCCCACGCCGTCACCGACATGAACATCGGGCTGCTGTTCATGCTGGGCGTCTCTTCACTCAGCGTGCTGGGCATCATCATGGCGGGCTGGGCGTCGAACTCCCACTACCCGCTGATGGGCGCGCTGCGCTCCAGCGCCCAGATGGTCTCCTATGAAATCGCGATGGGAATGGCCGTGGTCTCCGCCGTGCT
It includes:
- a CDS encoding complex I subunit 1 family protein, whose amino-acid sequence is MQSIWDSFVGYLDPSVQKTPGEYGDPIWALIYILLIFTGVSIAVMSMNWLERKILAHMQVRLGPMRVGPHGLLQPIADAVKLLIKEDIMPSEADRVVFWLAPVVIVITSFTVYTVIPFGPAHAVTDMNIGLLFMLGVSSLSVLGIIMAGWASNSHYPLMGALRSSAQMVSYEIAMGMAVVSAVLMTSLNAAGTGTLSMIGIVQAQSQQQIWFIFKFFPLGLLAFFIFAVAMVAETNRAP
- a CDS encoding NADH-quinone oxidoreductase subunit D; amino-acid sequence: MPGEKSEQNPLAVEHLEQAPSEKTYLDSNELILNMGPQHPSTHGVLRVILKLDGEKVLGTECVIGYLHRGVEKIAEHRTYAMFNPYVDRMDYVAAVSNGLGYCEAVEKLMNVEAPPRANYIRVILTELNRMASHMLWLGTHALDIGAITPLFYTFRDREEILKIFEKYCGARLTTHAFRIGGCLYETYDGFEDDVTKFCTFVEPKLGEYETLLTTNRIWLERTKGVGFLSADDCKALGVTGPVLRASGVKWDLRKAQPYAAYKDFDFDIPTGQNGDTYDRYLVRIAEMHQSLRIILQAVKALPEGPIMAKIPKVLKPPVGEIYHSIESPKGELGYFIVSDGSTQPYRIRVRPPSFVNLQALDKMVRGQLVADVVAVIGTIDIVLGEVDR
- the ndhC gene encoding NADH-quinone oxidoreductase subunit A: MPRNYVPIFLFVAVTLAIPVVTLLIAKAVRPEYPSKAKLMPYECGVDPVGDSRGRYTVRFYIIAILFVVFDVETIFLFPWAVQFKLLGMFGFAEMMIFLGILIVGYIWIWKKGALEWV
- a CDS encoding NADH-quinone oxidoreductase subunit C; protein product: MADEPKKTPEPSPATAAPEATASVTKPEPEAAPAPAAAAPKPAAPPPKPAGPVPMPWESEMVTRLKGRFGSGIAEASTYLGQNYLIADRSVVFNVLQALRDEEQFDYNVDVTAVHYPQREKQFDVLWILYSFARNERMRVKTRIAEGETAPSAVPLWEGANWLERECYDMFGIKFEGHPDLRRILLPDEWKGHPLRKDYGITQQDQEWVKINLGIESGQ